ATGCGGGGGAGTAGTCAAGTGAGCCCCCCATAATCCACGAGGCCACCGTCGGGGAGAGGGAGGCCAGCCCAAACGCCGTGAACACGAGACCGTAGTTGGCGCCCATGTTTTTGACGCCGAACGCCAGCGCCGTCAGAGTGGGGAAAGACGCGAGTGTCACGGCAAAGCTCCAGCCGATGATGGCGCTGGCGAGGTAAAGGGAGACATCGCTGGTGGCCAGGAATGGAAAGGCCAGGAGCGTCACCGCCTGGAGGATGTACGTAACGTCCATGACCATCAGTGGGCCGTACCTGTCGTTGAGCATTCCGGAGAGCGGTCTTCCAAATCCGTTGAAGAAGGAGAATATCGAGATGGCCAGGGCGGCACGGGCGGGACTTAAACCCAGCACCTGCTCCCCGTAGGCCGGAACGAGGCCTATCACTATGAACCCTCCAGCGGCTACCAGGGCGAAGGTGAGCCATATCGTCCAGAATGTGACCGTTCGAACGGCTTCTCTCGGCCCGATGTCGGTCTCATGACTTGAACTTCCTTTCCTGGACGGCACATGGAAGCTTTCAGGGGGATTCTTGACCAGCAGGGATGCCAGAAGACCGAGTCCCCCTGTTATAAAGCCGAGGGCGAGGAAGGTCGTGGGTATCCCAAGGGTCGGTATCAGGTGCCTGGCCTTCAGAGGAGCAAAGAGCATTGCGGCTATCCCAAACCCCATCACGGCTATTGAGATGGCAAGAGCGGGCCTGTCAGGGAACCACTTCCTTGCCGGAGGCGTCGTCGATGCGTAAACCAGGCCGCAGCCGATGCCGCCTATGAGGCCGTATGTGAGCGCGAGCCATACCGGCGTCTGAAACCTCCCGACGAGGGAGGCGAGCGAGTACGCCACCACGAACAGCAGGGAGCCGAGCATGGCCGTCTTTCTGGGTCCGTTGACGTCCTGCATCCTGCCAGCGGGAAACATCGTCAGGGTGAAGACGATCATGAACACGGTGTACGGCAAAACCGCCTCCGCCCTGCTCCAGCCAAAGGTCTCCATCATGGGGTTGACGAAGACACCCCACGCGTAGGAGATTCCTCCAACGAGGCCCATCAGAAAGGTCCCTACAAGAACTACCCATCTCTGTGTATTCGTCACCACTTTTCCCAACATGTCCTGGAATGAACGTCTTAAAACCCTTTCGGATTCCGCCCCGGCAAAAGCTTAAAAACCGACTCCTTCAATCGGGGTTAGAGCAGTGAAAGGAGGTTACGGTGATGAAGGTTCAGAAGGGAGACGTCATAAAGCTCCACTACACCGGAAAGGTCAAGGAGACCGGTGAGATATTCGACACCACCTTTGAGGATGTTGCCAAGGAGGCCGGGATATACTCCGAGAAGGGAATCTACGGCCCGGTTCCTATAGCGGTCGGAGCCGGCCACGTTCTCAAGGGTCTCGATGAGCAGCTTGAGGGCCTTGAGGTCGGAAAGAAGTACGAGATAATCGTCCCGCCCGAAAAGGGCTTTGGAAAGCGCGACCCCAAGCTCATAAAGACCTTCACCCTTGGCCAGTTTAGGAGGCAGGGCATCTACCCGTTCCCCGGAATGCCCATCGAGATCGAGACCGAGAGCGGAAGGAAGCTCAAGGGCAAGGTCCTCACGGTCAGCGGTGGAAGGGTGAGGGTTGACTTCAACCACCCCTACGCCGGCAAGCACCTCGTCTACGAGGTCGAAATCGTCGAGAAGATCGAAGACCCGATCGAGAAGGTCAAGGCCCTCATAGAGCTCCGCATGCCGATGGTCGACACGGAGAAGGTCAT
This genomic stretch from Thermococcus sp. harbors:
- a CDS encoding OFA family MFS transporter, with product MVTNTQRWVVLVGTFLMGLVGGISYAWGVFVNPMMETFGWSRAEAVLPYTVFMIVFTLTMFPAGRMQDVNGPRKTAMLGSLLFVVAYSLASLVGRFQTPVWLALTYGLIGGIGCGLVYASTTPPARKWFPDRPALAISIAVMGFGIAAMLFAPLKARHLIPTLGIPTTFLALGFITGGLGLLASLLVKNPPESFHVPSRKGSSSHETDIGPREAVRTVTFWTIWLTFALVAAGGFIVIGLVPAYGEQVLGLSPARAALAISIFSFFNGFGRPLSGMLNDRYGPLMVMDVTYILQAVTLLAFPFLATSDVSLYLASAIIGWSFAVTLASFPTLTALAFGVKNMGANYGLVFTAFGLASLSPTVASWIMGGSLDYSPA
- a CDS encoding peptidylprolyl isomerase, with translation MMKVQKGDVIKLHYTGKVKETGEIFDTTFEDVAKEAGIYSEKGIYGPVPIAVGAGHVLKGLDEQLEGLEVGKKYEIIVPPEKGFGKRDPKLIKTFTLGQFRRQGIYPFPGMPIEIETESGRKLKGKVLTVSGGRVRVDFNHPYAGKHLVYEVEIVEKIEDPIEKVKALIELRMPMVDTEKVIIEVGEKDVTVDFGQLLNEIDKNTLVLGEILLESDLKFIGYEEVSFKPSVDELLKPPEEKEVVELEEEVSEPLVEKAEGSEEAEEKVEETKEEPEAGKVEEKTEEAVEEKAEEPKETSEAEEPKKEEKPKRKTTRKSTKGRKTRRTTTRKTTSKKKTKAAEEKKEESGEE